From Eretmochelys imbricata isolate rEreImb1 unplaced genomic scaffold, rEreImb1.hap1 Scaffold_33, whole genome shotgun sequence, one genomic window encodes:
- the LOC144258671 gene encoding olfactory receptor 10A4-like, with protein sequence MADTKERNQTSITGFILLDFGNLHELKILLFPLFLLIYIVTVAGNILIVALVVSDQHLHTPMYFFLGNLSCLETCYTSTILPRMLASLLTGDRSISVCGCLVQFDIFGSLLAAECCLLSVMSYDRYLAICKPLHYAARMNSRFSFQLAAGSWLSGSVVSTITACWLSQLIFCGPNEIDHFLCDYTPLIKLSCSDTSLMVLVISPASFIFILPPFLLTLASYVAIISTVLRISSSAGRQKAFSTCSSHLIVVTIFYGTLFVVYMLPDTAALRDLNKVSSVFYTILTPVVNPLIYSLRNKEVKEALRKALSKTMAFITNHKLFSQHLL encoded by the coding sequence ATGGCAGACACAAAGGAGAGAAATCAAACGTCCATCACAGGATTTATCCTCCTGGACTTTGGGAATCTCCATGAACTGAAAATTCTTCTCTTCCCGCTGTTTCTACTGATCTACATTGTGACAgtggctgggaacatcctcattgTTGCACTAGTTGTGTccgatcagcaccttcacacccccatgtacttcttcctggggaacttgtcctgcttggagacctgctacacctccaccatcctgcccaggatgctggccagtctcctgactggggacagatccATTTCTGTTTGTGGCTGCCTGGTACAATTTGATATCTTTGGTTCTCTGTTAGCTGCAGAATGTTGTCTCTTATCAGTGATGTCTTACGATCGGTATTTAGCCATATGCAAACCACTGCATTATGCAGCCCGCATGAATAGTAGATTTTCCTTCCAGCTAGCAGCTGGGTCTTGGCTAAGTGGGTCTGTAGTCAGCACCATCACAGCATGTTGGCTATCACAATTGATTTTCTGTGGCcccaatgaaattgaccatttcctTTGTGATTACACCCCATTGATAAAACTatcctgcagtgacaccagctTGATGGTTCTTGTGATTTCCCCTGCCAGTTTCATATTCATTCTTCCCCCATTTCTATTAACCCTAGCATCTTACGTGGCTATCATCAGCACTGTCCTGAGAATCTCTTCCAGCGCTGGGAGGCAAAAGgctttttccacctgctcctctcacctcatcgtggtgacaattttctatgggacCCTATTCGTTGTCTACATGCTCCCAGACACTGCTGCACTGCGAGACCTGAACAAAGTGTCCTCCGTCTTCTACACCATCCTGACTCCCGTGGTcaatcccctcatctacagcctgagaaacaaggaggTCAAGGAGGCCCTGAGAAAAGCTCTAAGTAAGACTATGGCTTTTATAACCAATCACAAACTTTTTTCTCAACATTTATTGTAA
- the LOC144258667 gene encoding olfactory receptor 14A16-like yields the protein MSNQTTMTEFLLLGFSDVPELQILHFVVFLVLYLISLLPNLLIVTAIALDRHLHTPMYFFLMNLSILDLGSISATIPKSMANSLMNTSSISYSGCVAQVFLVVFFTSADFATLTIMAYDRYVAICQPLHYETVMNRRACVQMAASALISVLLYSAVHTGNTFAISFCGGNMVDQFFCEVPQLLKLACSDSEISEVGFLIFSVCLASSCFIFIIVSYVQIFTTVLRIPSEQGRRKAFSTCLPHLIVVSLFICTGTFAYLKPTSSSTSGLDLVVAVLYSVLPPMMNPIIYGMRNKELKGALSKLIVWRLFSKNKMSLFLLQ from the coding sequence atgtccaaccaaaccaccaTGACCgaattccttctcctgggattctctgatgttccagaactgcagattttacactttgtggtgtttctagtgctttacctgatatccctgctgCCGAACCTTCTCATTGTCACAGCCATAGCCCTTGaccgccaccttcacacccccatgtacttcttcctgatgaatctgtccatcctagaccttggctccatctctgccaccatccccaaatccatggcTAACTCCCTCATGAACACAAGttcgatttcttattctggatgtgttgcccaagtctttctcgtcgtcttcttcacttcagcagattttgccacactgaccatcatggcgtacgatcgatatgtcgccatctgccaaccactgcactatgagacagtgatgaacagaagagcttgtgtccaaatggcagccagtgccttgATCAGTGTTCTTCTCTACTCTGCAGTGCACACTGGAAACACCTTTGCAATATCCTTCTGTGGAGGGaacatggtggatcagttcttctgtgaagtTCCCCAGCTACTCAAGCTCGCTTGCTCTGATTCAGAAATCAGTGAAGTTGGGTTTCTCATCTTTAGTGTGTGCTTAGCCTCAAGCTGCTTTATTTTCATAATTGTGTCGTATGTTCAGATCTTCACCAcagtgctgagaatcccctctgagcagggcaggcgtaaagccttctccacctgcctccctcacctcattgtggtctcCTTGTTTATTTGCACGGGGACCTTTGCCTACttgaaacccacctccagctctaCCTCAGGtctggatctcgtggtggctgttctctattctgtgttgccaccaatgatgaatccgatcatctacggCATGAGAAACAAGGAGCTCAAAGGTGCATTGAGTAAACTGATAGTTTGGAGGTTATTCTCTAAGAATAAAATGTCCTTATTTCTCCTTCAGTAA